One genomic segment of candidate division KSB1 bacterium includes these proteins:
- a CDS encoding 16S rRNA (uracil(1498)-N(3))-methyltransferase: MHTPSHADFFYVRPQDVHKDRLFLVDQERHHLVVVHRTRLGHRFFAVDGLGHCYECELAGTQAERAEARIVRRMQGVGEPRLRLTLAASPLRGERFDLLVEKGTELGVSKFVLLCTARSGRFVENRIDRWRRVALAAMKQCGRSMLPEITGPCTLPQAMDALSGAPLRLLAHEGAGCEPLVSVLLGLKGRNISEAALLVGPEGGFTAEEVASAVARGFTAVSLGSRRLRAETAAVLAAALVLAICDQR; this comes from the coding sequence ATGCACACGCCATCACATGCGGACTTTTTCTACGTCAGGCCGCAGGACGTGCACAAGGACCGTCTTTTCCTCGTCGACCAAGAGCGGCACCATCTGGTGGTGGTGCATCGCACGCGCCTAGGACACCGCTTCTTCGCGGTGGACGGGCTGGGTCACTGCTATGAGTGCGAGCTCGCGGGCACGCAAGCGGAGCGCGCCGAGGCAAGGATCGTGCGACGCATGCAGGGGGTGGGAGAGCCGCGGCTGCGGCTTACCTTGGCGGCCTCGCCGCTGCGTGGGGAGCGCTTTGACCTCTTGGTTGAGAAAGGCACCGAGCTTGGGGTGAGCAAGTTCGTGCTCCTGTGCACGGCAAGGAGCGGGCGCTTCGTTGAGAACCGCATCGACCGCTGGCGCAGGGTCGCCCTTGCGGCAATGAAGCAGTGCGGACGATCGATGCTGCCGGAAATCACCGGCCCGTGCACGCTGCCGCAGGCCATGGACGCTCTGTCGGGTGCGCCACTGCGCTTGTTGGCTCACGAAGGGGCGGGTTGCGAGCCGTTGGTGAGTGTGCTCCTCGGCCTGAAAGGCAGAAACATCTCCGAAGCGGCACTGCTTGTCGGTCCAGAAGGCGGCTTTACCGCCGAGGAGGTGGCGTCGGCAGTGGCACGAGGGTTCACGGCCGTGAGCCTGGGCAGTCGTCGGCTGCGGGCCGAAACGGCAGCCGTGCTGGCGGCGGCATTGGTCCTGGCCATTTGCGACCAGCGGTGA
- a CDS encoding DUF2851 family protein, whose amino-acid sequence MKIEEPAPERFLYQLWDGEDLIGRRLCTVDGRSLEIVARGTRNLDAGPDFRGATVIIDGQMCCGDIEIHPVAVDWYRHGHHRDPRYNSVVLHVVTMEANPEERTTRQDGVEIPVLNLDQFLPKPAEQLADEGAPSTVPPAVDCALQRLSEAEILQVVEMAGDERLSTKCLRFQEERLTDDWDQILYRGFAEALGYAKNQVPFRKLADRLPFAEMCRAIYGTGEEVALRRAQAYLFGTAGLLPTPEELAGADAAMRDYVVALAAEWEAFPYRRKIDPLRKEEWLFFRLRPQNFPTRRIPALAALVVRFAAQGFLESLVRKVKMGARRIAHLGRELTAALSVEADQFWRSHYWFEAATCGAMSGGGRLLGPERAADMVVNIVFPCLMAYAKETDDGQLCTLLAQAYAQRPLLADNTIIRQMRHRLFARRPGAAVDSARRQQGLIQLWKTLCQQDGCARCLEHFQLRPSA is encoded by the coding sequence ATGAAAATCGAAGAACCTGCCCCGGAGCGCTTCCTTTACCAGCTGTGGGATGGGGAGGATCTCATCGGTCGTCGGCTGTGTACGGTGGACGGCCGGAGCCTGGAGATTGTCGCCCGCGGTACCCGAAACCTGGACGCCGGCCCCGACTTTCGCGGCGCCACCGTCATCATCGATGGCCAAATGTGCTGCGGCGACATCGAGATCCATCCCGTAGCAGTTGACTGGTACCGCCACGGCCACCACCGCGACCCGCGCTACAACAGTGTTGTGCTGCACGTGGTGACCATGGAGGCCAACCCGGAGGAACGCACTACGCGGCAAGACGGGGTGGAAATCCCCGTGCTCAACCTCGACCAGTTTCTCCCGAAGCCGGCAGAGCAGCTCGCCGACGAGGGTGCACCATCGACCGTGCCGCCTGCTGTTGATTGCGCTTTGCAGCGGCTGAGTGAGGCGGAGATTCTGCAGGTGGTGGAGATGGCCGGCGACGAGCGGCTGAGCACCAAATGCCTGCGCTTTCAGGAAGAGCGCCTAACCGACGACTGGGACCAGATTCTGTATCGCGGTTTTGCGGAAGCACTGGGCTACGCCAAGAACCAGGTGCCGTTCCGCAAGCTCGCTGATCGCCTTCCTTTTGCCGAAATGTGCCGCGCCATCTACGGGACAGGGGAGGAGGTGGCATTGCGGCGCGCGCAGGCCTATCTGTTCGGCACGGCTGGCCTGCTGCCCACGCCGGAGGAGCTGGCCGGCGCAGATGCTGCCATGCGCGATTACGTGGTTGCTCTGGCCGCCGAGTGGGAGGCTTTCCCTTACCGGCGCAAGATCGACCCATTGCGCAAGGAGGAGTGGCTCTTCTTTCGCCTGCGCCCGCAGAATTTTCCCACCAGGCGCATCCCCGCCCTGGCCGCCCTCGTGGTACGCTTCGCGGCACAAGGCTTCCTGGAGAGCTTGGTGCGGAAGGTGAAGATGGGCGCGCGGCGCATCGCACACCTGGGACGGGAGTTGACCGCCGCGCTGTCCGTGGAAGCGGACCAATTCTGGCGCAGCCACTACTGGTTCGAGGCGGCCACCTGTGGCGCGATGAGCGGCGGTGGTAGACTCCTCGGCCCAGAACGCGCCGCCGATATGGTGGTCAACATCGTCTTCCCCTGCCTGATGGCTTACGCCAAAGAGACCGACGACGGGCAGCTGTGCACGCTCCTCGCCCAAGCTTACGCCCAAAGGCCGTTGCTTGCGGACAACACCATCATCAGGCAGATGAGGCACCGCCTCTTCGCCAGAAGGCCGGGAGCAGCGGTGGATAGCGCTCGCCGCCAGCAGGGATTGATCCAGCTCTGGAAAACGCTCTGCCAGCAAGACGGGTGCGCTCGCTGCTTAGAGCACTTTCAACTGCGGCCTTCAGCTTAG
- a CDS encoding ATP-binding protein, which translates to MKERPHKTYAIAVPSDPGHIAEVERLAEGVAHELGFAEDDADSLSIAVTEAVNNAMHHGNKLDKRKKVHVLFELFGERVVVHVSDEGQGFDPGKLQDPLRPENVLKDSGRGIFILRALMDEVRFCFSPTGTEVVLVKRKARR; encoded by the coding sequence GTGAAAGAGCGCCCTCACAAGACGTATGCTATCGCTGTCCCCAGCGATCCCGGCCACATCGCGGAGGTTGAACGCCTTGCCGAAGGGGTCGCCCACGAGCTGGGCTTTGCCGAGGATGATGCCGACAGTCTGTCCATTGCCGTCACCGAGGCGGTGAACAATGCCATGCACCACGGCAACAAGTTGGATAAGAGGAAGAAGGTACATGTCCTTTTCGAGCTCTTCGGGGAGAGGGTGGTCGTGCATGTGAGCGATGAGGGCCAGGGATTTGACCCGGGCAAGCTCCAAGATCCCCTGCGGCCAGAGAATGTGCTTAAGGACAGCGGTCGCGGCATCTTCATTCTTCGCGCCCTGATGGATGAGGTCCGGTTCTGTTTCTCGCCCACAGGGACCGAGGTCGTCTTGGTGAAACGGAAAGCCCGCAGGTAA
- a CDS encoding CapA family protein, with protein MNATFSVAQDTVRWRRSVETISERKIVSIAAVGDVMLAGAALCIVEAQGCGYPFDSTRALLQSADVAIGNLEAPFTTRGKAFDKTFTFRVPPPWAAGLKNAGFDVLNLANNHILDYGHEGLFDTIATLDSLGLLHCGAGANDSLAAAPALVKVGDKTVAFLGFSTTFPEEFWATHSRAGTCFPSEQKLRRAIQESRARADLVVVSFHWGAELFTMPKDYQRLLGHQAIDCGADLVLGHHAHVLQGLEVYRGKLIAYGLGNFAFGSRSESSRESMILKVYLDEKGPLLARVIPISVYYREVYYQPRLLRGEARAAALARMAEISAPLNNGRQILDDYGFVLFSPEPVGREGQSPASE; from the coding sequence ATGAACGCGACCTTTTCGGTCGCCCAGGACACGGTGCGGTGGCGCCGATCGGTGGAAACCATTTCCGAGCGCAAGATTGTCTCCATCGCGGCTGTCGGCGATGTGATGCTTGCCGGCGCCGCGCTGTGCATCGTCGAGGCACAGGGTTGCGGGTACCCCTTCGACTCGACCAGGGCTCTGCTGCAGAGTGCGGATGTCGCCATTGGCAACCTGGAGGCCCCATTCACCACACGGGGTAAGGCCTTCGACAAGACGTTCACCTTCCGGGTGCCGCCGCCGTGGGCAGCAGGGTTGAAGAACGCCGGGTTCGACGTCCTCAACTTGGCAAACAACCACATCCTCGACTATGGGCACGAGGGTCTTTTCGATACCATTGCCACCCTCGACTCTTTGGGGCTCCTTCATTGCGGCGCCGGCGCAAACGATTCGCTGGCAGCCGCGCCGGCGCTGGTGAAGGTCGGGGATAAGACCGTTGCCTTCCTGGGCTTTTCCACTACCTTCCCAGAAGAATTCTGGGCCACGCACAGCCGCGCGGGCACCTGCTTCCCTTCTGAGCAGAAGTTGAGGAGGGCTATCCAGGAGAGCCGGGCGCGGGCAGACCTCGTGGTGGTCTCTTTCCATTGGGGCGCGGAGCTGTTTACCATGCCCAAGGACTACCAGCGGCTCTTGGGCCACCAGGCCATCGACTGCGGGGCAGATTTGGTGCTGGGACATCACGCGCACGTGCTGCAGGGGTTGGAAGTCTATCGGGGCAAGCTCATCGCCTACGGATTGGGAAACTTTGCTTTCGGCTCGCGCAGCGAGTCCTCGCGCGAGAGCATGATCCTCAAGGTCTACCTGGACGAAAAAGGCCCGCTCCTGGCGCGAGTCATTCCTATCTCTGTGTACTATCGCGAGGTCTACTATCAGCCGCGCCTGCTGCGCGGAGAGGCACGGGCGGCAGCCTTAGCGCGGATGGCAGAGATCTCCGCACCTTTGAACAACGGCAGACAGATCCTGGACGACTATGGATTCGTGCTTTTTTCGCCCGAGCCCGTGGGGCGAGAAGGGCAGAGCCCTGCCTCGGAGTGA
- a CDS encoding MFS transporter: protein MRISVIEGSWATVHIVMTTNAFLTGYALFLGANDLQLSLVTSVPLLMQLFQIFGARLVERTGQRKKICAWGSFTGRLMWLPIALLPLLHRGDVIVPFLALYGFGTLLQNLSAPAWLTWMGDLVPKQIRGRYFGWRNRVVGIVTMGTSIIAGLILDLAKEHGREYDGFLAVQLISVVAAAVAFHYIRQQPEPPYRAEKTPPLGEYVARPLRDRSYRRILAFYLYWLFAVGISTPFFAAHLLKNLGWNFKAIAYLNIVTAAMTILPQLLWGRLIDRFGHKSVLTVCEVAILHLPLYYAFCPPGVSWPIWVNAVLAGVFWSGFNLAIFSLVLAALPAKGRPGYMAAYSAWSGVMNFVAITLGGWIALRLSGLQFHLAGLPFGNYQVLFTLTSVLRFPGLFLLHRVREKEAVPTAILVRQTFNEVTRRIGLGRHFFLLPHANGRRGGQGSSGSRIRR from the coding sequence TTGCGCATTTCGGTGATCGAGGGGTCGTGGGCAACGGTGCACATCGTGATGACCACGAATGCCTTCCTCACCGGCTATGCCTTGTTCTTGGGGGCCAATGACTTGCAGCTGAGCCTGGTCACTTCCGTGCCGCTGCTGATGCAGCTGTTCCAGATCTTTGGCGCACGGCTGGTGGAGCGCACCGGCCAGCGCAAGAAGATTTGCGCCTGGGGCTCTTTTACGGGCCGGCTGATGTGGCTCCCCATCGCCTTGCTGCCTCTGCTCCACCGGGGTGACGTCATTGTGCCGTTTCTTGCGCTGTATGGCTTTGGGACGCTGCTGCAAAACCTGTCTGCGCCAGCTTGGTTGACGTGGATGGGCGATCTGGTGCCGAAACAGATTCGCGGTCGCTACTTCGGCTGGCGCAACCGCGTGGTGGGCATCGTCACCATGGGCACGAGCATCATTGCCGGCCTCATTTTGGATTTGGCCAAGGAGCACGGGCGGGAATATGATGGCTTTCTTGCCGTTCAGTTGATCTCGGTGGTTGCCGCGGCGGTTGCTTTCCACTACATCCGCCAGCAGCCCGAACCACCCTATCGTGCCGAGAAGACGCCCCCTTTGGGCGAGTACGTGGCGCGCCCCCTGCGCGATCGCAGTTATCGCCGTATCCTGGCGTTCTACCTCTATTGGCTGTTCGCGGTGGGAATTTCCACGCCCTTCTTCGCGGCGCACCTGCTCAAAAACCTGGGGTGGAACTTTAAGGCCATCGCCTATCTGAACATCGTGACGGCGGCGATGACGATACTCCCTCAGCTCTTGTGGGGACGGCTGATCGACAGGTTTGGGCACAAGTCCGTGCTGACCGTCTGCGAAGTGGCCATTTTGCATCTGCCGCTCTATTACGCCTTCTGTCCGCCGGGGGTGTCGTGGCCGATATGGGTCAATGCCGTGTTGGCCGGGGTGTTTTGGTCGGGTTTCAACTTGGCCATCTTCAGCCTGGTGTTGGCCGCGCTGCCGGCAAAGGGCAGACCCGGTTACATGGCTGCCTATTCGGCGTGGAGTGGTGTCATGAACTTTGTTGCCATCACGCTGGGGGGCTGGATAGCCCTCCGCCTGAGTGGGCTCCAATTCCACTTGGCTGGCCTCCCCTTTGGCAACTACCAGGTGCTTTTCACGTTGACGTCGGTGCTGCGCTTCCCAGGGTTGTTCCTGTTGCACCGTGTTCGCGAAAAGGAGGCTGTGCCCACTGCCATTTTGGTCCGCCAGACCTTTAACGAGGTCACCCGGCGCATTGGGCTTGGCAGGCATTTCTTTCTTCTTCCCCACGCCAATGGCCGCCGCGGCGGGCAGGGCTCCTCTGGCTCGCGGATCAGGCGTTGA
- a CDS encoding BamA/TamA family outer membrane protein codes for MGRQRNSGLLLALATLLSLSAGPCLGQQSLSDSLRIVQIVVSGNEHTRDLVILREMKTAISEQLDPQKLELDRLRIESLGLFTRVEALPIRTEQGLVVVILVSERWYIFPFPILERHERDWAKFSYGFGPRHMNLRGRNEQAGITVWWGYNPGYQVDFTSPWLLGKGGMFVTALVSRQRVRNLSPQFPRFEQEVAGFSCTIGQRFGYHLYLGLTVGYRQVRVVPPLPGAIISADGLDRAPQGGLSASYDTRDLAEYPRRGWWFSLSARRVGLPGLTANYLLWGLDIRRYQRLKGQMSLAMRASGSFSRGQVAVYDRLYLGYGERVRGHFRQVAEGDSRVLLGSELRFTVIPVRYVTLETAEALLGGYGRNLKFALNAGIFCEAGSVWFRQSTEQRLWWRGFGAGLHFHLPYGYVLRAEYAWDGKLKGEMILDLGVAF; via the coding sequence ATGGGGCGCCAGAGGAACAGTGGCCTGCTGCTCGCGCTTGCGACGCTGCTCAGCCTGTCGGCTGGGCCATGCCTTGGCCAGCAGTCGCTCAGCGACAGCCTGCGCATCGTTCAGATCGTCGTGTCGGGAAACGAACACACGCGAGACTTAGTGATTTTGCGGGAAATGAAGACTGCGATCAGTGAGCAGCTTGACCCCCAGAAGCTCGAGCTCGACAGACTGCGCATCGAGAGCTTGGGCCTTTTCACCAGGGTGGAGGCCCTCCCTATAAGGACCGAGCAGGGGCTGGTCGTGGTGATCCTGGTCAGCGAACGATGGTACATCTTTCCGTTTCCGATTCTGGAGCGCCATGAGAGGGACTGGGCCAAGTTTTCCTACGGATTTGGCCCCAGGCACATGAACCTGCGGGGCAGAAACGAGCAGGCGGGCATCACCGTCTGGTGGGGGTACAATCCAGGCTACCAGGTGGACTTTACGAGCCCGTGGCTGTTGGGCAAAGGGGGGATGTTTGTCACGGCGCTGGTCTCCCGGCAGCGAGTGCGGAACCTCAGTCCCCAATTCCCCCGTTTTGAGCAGGAAGTGGCGGGGTTCTCGTGCACCATCGGCCAGCGTTTCGGTTACCACCTTTACCTCGGTCTGACGGTGGGGTACAGGCAAGTGCGGGTGGTTCCGCCGCTGCCCGGGGCGATCATTAGCGCTGACGGTCTGGACCGAGCGCCGCAGGGCGGCCTCTCTGCCTCGTACGACACTCGTGATCTGGCGGAGTATCCCCGGCGGGGCTGGTGGTTCAGTCTGAGCGCTCGCCGCGTGGGTTTGCCCGGCTTGACGGCCAATTACCTGCTTTGGGGCCTCGACATCCGCCGCTACCAACGGCTCAAGGGGCAGATGTCGCTTGCCATGCGGGCCAGCGGTTCATTCTCGCGGGGCCAGGTGGCCGTGTACGATCGCCTCTATCTCGGCTATGGGGAGCGGGTCCGCGGGCACTTTCGGCAAGTGGCAGAGGGGGACAGCCGCGTCCTCCTGGGTTCGGAGCTTCGCTTCACCGTCATCCCGGTGAGGTACGTAACCCTGGAGACGGCCGAGGCGCTGCTTGGGGGCTATGGCCGCAATCTCAAGTTCGCGCTCAACGCCGGCATCTTCTGTGAGGCTGGAAGCGTCTGGTTCCGCCAAAGCACGGAGCAGCGCCTGTGGTGGCGAGGGTTTGGCGCCGGATTGCATTTCCACCTGCCTTACGGCTATGTGCTGCGGGCCGAGTATGCGTGGGACGGCAAGCTGAAGGGCGAGATGATTCTGGACTTGGGCGTTGCCTTCTGA
- a CDS encoding DUF502 domain-containing protein, with translation MSDGSATPKAKHIAGGRQPWRKALRTHFLTGLVVIVPLVLSVFVLYKLFLAIDGLFKGVIGAFLAQRLGLTIAGRPIPGLGFVALVLLILLTGVVARNILGRKLIAAGEDFVARVPLLNRVYKTFQQIVQAFISDKREVFSKVVLVEYPRRGLYSVAFVTQDTRGPVQDALESDVYSVFLPSTPNPTSGFLVFVPKEETIDVRLSVEEALKLVISGGTISLPERMERGKAERLPATLRVRNPSFPQAAAGKGGRSGQGRHKKFTS, from the coding sequence GTGAGCGACGGTAGCGCGACACCCAAGGCGAAACACATTGCCGGCGGGCGGCAGCCCTGGCGCAAGGCCCTGCGCACCCACTTTCTCACCGGGCTGGTGGTCATCGTGCCGTTGGTGCTCAGCGTCTTTGTGCTTTACAAGCTCTTCCTTGCCATCGATGGCCTGTTCAAGGGAGTCATTGGGGCTTTCTTGGCGCAACGTCTGGGCCTCACCATTGCCGGGCGTCCGATCCCCGGGCTGGGGTTCGTTGCCCTGGTGCTCCTCATCTTGCTGACGGGCGTGGTGGCCCGCAACATTCTGGGGCGCAAGCTCATCGCCGCAGGTGAGGATTTTGTGGCGCGCGTTCCGCTGCTGAACAGAGTCTACAAGACTTTTCAGCAGATTGTTCAAGCCTTTATTTCGGACAAGCGAGAGGTCTTCAGCAAGGTGGTGCTTGTCGAGTACCCGCGCAGAGGTTTGTACTCCGTGGCCTTTGTGACGCAAGACACCAGGGGGCCAGTACAAGATGCCCTCGAATCCGATGTATACAGCGTATTCCTGCCGAGCACGCCCAATCCGACCTCCGGTTTTCTGGTCTTTGTGCCCAAGGAAGAAACGATCGATGTGAGGCTGTCGGTGGAAGAGGCCCTGAAGCTGGTGATTTCCGGTGGCACCATCTCCCTGCCGGAACGCATGGAGAGGGGCAAAGCAGAGCGACTTCCGGCGACTCTTCGCGTGCGCAATCCGTCATTTCCGCAAGCGGCGGCAGGCAAAGGTGGCCGCTCCGGGCAAGGACGCCACAAAAAGTTCACCTCTTGA
- a CDS encoding S8 family serine peptidase yields the protein MTLGRSVVWAVVLLALVDVCVPADLSESQRAKLDPCLRMVVLHPDAVARGAVPGTALMKTAPEQYLRVLIQVRNGFSGVLATGAQVQAVVGNVATALVTEDELLAIIGLDEVVYVQAPKARRLQLDRSVPEIGVTAVRSSSGLTGKNTVLGIVDTGIDWRHADFRHNNGTTRIKYLLDFSDPGDVNGDNKLDGPDDYGGTLHTEAEINTALQGGPSLAHRDVVGHGTHVAGCAGGNGRATGRKQPAGQYVGVAPEAAFVIVKGTRVEGADKIADDDQVNALHFVHSKAGELGMPYVVNLSLGSNWGAHDGTDVAEQAIDQLVGPGRPGRAVVVAAGNDGQENIHTSGTLSPATRSVTIRTEIAPYDKNSATQDDYLVLDFWYSGFSNQSITVTTPAGRTYGPFLSGRLFYEDTKEGFLYIDNAHGGVNPRNGDKELLIQIYDRSAGSEPAAGTWELTISGTSGRFDGWIAASSMEARFVDHVDHTMKVSIPGTAQFAITVGSYITKRTWVDLDGHTLTSPGLSNKHDGELSDFSNPGPTRDDRTKPEVAAPGEKIAAALSADADPSQPTSMFYTGSAQFPNGFILPDGVHAISQGTSMAAPHVAGVVALALERDPTLTCVQIRQMLQDSARRDAFTGMVPNNSWGYGKVWAGAVIALPPQEGNLPTAFRLFPGYPNPFVQSTVIRYEFPQDNLPSDVSIAIFDTRGRQVRTIRGGRTYVVWNGRDDAGAALASGVYFCRLRAGSYSGVRKLVLLR from the coding sequence ATGACTCTTGGCAGGAGCGTGGTCTGGGCGGTGGTTCTGTTGGCTTTGGTCGATGTGTGCGTTCCGGCCGACCTGTCCGAGTCACAGCGCGCAAAACTGGACCCTTGCCTCCGTATGGTGGTGCTGCATCCGGATGCGGTGGCCAGAGGTGCCGTGCCGGGCACGGCGCTGATGAAGACCGCCCCCGAGCAGTACCTGCGCGTTTTGATCCAGGTCCGCAATGGGTTTTCGGGTGTGCTCGCCACCGGTGCCCAAGTGCAGGCAGTGGTCGGGAACGTCGCTACTGCCCTGGTGACCGAGGACGAGTTGCTGGCCATTATCGGCCTGGATGAGGTTGTCTACGTGCAGGCACCCAAAGCGCGCCGGCTGCAGTTGGACCGCAGCGTGCCCGAAATCGGTGTGACGGCGGTGCGAAGCTCCTCAGGCCTCACCGGCAAGAACACCGTGCTGGGCATCGTGGACACCGGTATCGATTGGCGGCATGCGGATTTTCGGCACAACAACGGCACGACGCGCATCAAGTACCTGCTGGACTTTAGCGACCCTGGCGACGTGAACGGCGATAACAAGTTGGACGGCCCGGACGACTACGGCGGCACGCTGCACACGGAAGCCGAGATCAACACCGCCTTGCAAGGAGGGCCCTCCCTTGCGCATCGCGACGTGGTGGGCCACGGCACGCACGTGGCAGGATGTGCCGGGGGCAACGGTCGCGCTACCGGGAGGAAGCAGCCAGCCGGGCAGTATGTCGGGGTGGCTCCGGAGGCGGCCTTTGTCATCGTCAAAGGGACGCGGGTGGAAGGGGCAGACAAGATTGCCGACGACGATCAGGTCAACGCACTGCACTTTGTGCACAGCAAAGCCGGCGAACTGGGGATGCCTTATGTGGTGAACCTAAGCCTTGGCTCCAACTGGGGTGCACACGACGGCACCGATGTGGCCGAACAGGCAATTGACCAGCTTGTGGGACCGGGGCGTCCTGGGCGCGCCGTAGTGGTGGCTGCCGGTAACGATGGCCAGGAGAACATCCACACCAGCGGCACCCTCAGCCCGGCTACCAGGAGCGTGACCATCAGAACAGAGATCGCTCCCTACGACAAGAACAGCGCTACCCAAGATGACTATCTCGTGCTGGATTTTTGGTATTCGGGGTTTAGTAATCAATCGATCACAGTCACGACGCCAGCGGGACGGACGTACGGCCCCTTCCTCAGCGGGCGCCTTTTCTACGAGGACACCAAGGAGGGTTTTCTCTACATCGACAACGCCCATGGGGGCGTGAACCCGCGGAACGGCGACAAGGAGCTGCTCATTCAGATCTACGACCGCAGCGCGGGCTCGGAGCCGGCAGCAGGCACCTGGGAACTGACCATCAGTGGCACCTCGGGGCGCTTCGATGGCTGGATTGCCGCCTCCTCGATGGAGGCACGTTTTGTCGACCACGTAGACCACACCATGAAGGTCAGCATCCCCGGCACTGCCCAATTTGCCATTACGGTGGGCTCGTACATTACCAAGCGCACATGGGTTGACCTGGACGGCCACACCCTGACCAGTCCAGGGTTGAGCAACAAGCATGACGGCGAGCTGTCGGACTTTTCCAACCCCGGGCCGACGCGTGACGATCGCACCAAGCCGGAAGTGGCAGCACCAGGGGAGAAGATCGCCGCCGCTCTCTCGGCCGATGCTGATCCCTCCCAGCCGACAAGCATGTTCTATACCGGCAGCGCCCAGTTCCCCAACGGCTTTATCCTGCCCGACGGCGTGCATGCCATAAGCCAGGGAACGAGCATGGCGGCACCGCACGTGGCCGGGGTGGTGGCACTGGCGCTGGAGCGCGATCCCACGCTCACGTGTGTGCAGATCCGGCAGATGCTGCAGGACTCTGCGCGCCGAGATGCCTTTACGGGCATGGTGCCCAACAACAGTTGGGGCTATGGCAAGGTGTGGGCTGGGGCCGTGATCGCTCTCCCGCCCCAGGAGGGGAATCTGCCGACTGCCTTTCGGCTGTTCCCCGGGTACCCCAACCCTTTTGTGCAGAGCACCGTGATCAGGTATGAGTTTCCTCAAGACAATTTGCCTTCTGACGTCAGCATCGCCATCTTCGACACACGGGGCAGGCAGGTACGCACAATCAGAGGAGGCCGCACGTACGTGGTGTGGAATGGACGGGATGACGCTGGCGCCGCCCTGGCGAGCGGCGTGTACTTCTGTCGCTTGCGTGCGGGTAGCTACTCGGGCGTCCGAAAGTTGGTGCTATTGCGCTAA
- a CDS encoding BamA/TamA family outer membrane protein, producing MCRENRGATPRAVHLIAVCLVGVLLVVELGPALAQFEVPPLHPPELFGEDKPVSLAPVPRYNRVEGLFLGAHLTWRPMRRLGLSFPVMAGYGFTNKTWRYSVGVQQALFRGERLTIGGALFDETASNDGWRLRWVENSLAALVLKEDFMDYFGRKGWQVFVNERLGGRHDVRVVYAAYDYQDMGKEEGFAGALFGGKKRFRPNPHVSEGEEQSVKFIVEFDWRDSPLLPFEGTLVQAIYEKTWQDFATDGLFLTVTHFRPTFGNQRLVLRTMLGARSGSLAPQHLMSLGGVGTLRGFPERCQAGQNLALFNAAYYFGGDLWRMLTGRRAHGREQLSLGLFFDAGSAWGTERVKEGLLSDLDGYRVLADAGVSLLVADGVVRVDFARQTKGGDGSWRVTMRLLSAL from the coding sequence ATGTGCCGTGAGAATAGAGGTGCCACGCCGAGGGCAGTGCACTTGATTGCGGTCTGCTTGGTGGGCGTCTTGTTAGTGGTGGAGCTCGGCCCTGCGCTGGCGCAGTTTGAGGTTCCGCCTTTGCACCCGCCCGAACTCTTTGGGGAGGACAAGCCCGTCTCGCTGGCCCCGGTTCCACGGTACAACCGGGTGGAAGGGCTTTTTCTCGGCGCCCACCTGACCTGGCGCCCGATGCGCCGTCTCGGGCTGAGCTTCCCGGTGATGGCCGGCTATGGATTCACCAACAAGACGTGGCGCTATTCGGTGGGCGTGCAGCAAGCTCTTTTCAGGGGGGAGCGACTGACCATTGGCGGTGCCTTGTTCGACGAGACCGCTTCCAACGACGGCTGGCGCCTGCGGTGGGTCGAGAACTCGCTGGCCGCCTTGGTCTTGAAAGAAGACTTTATGGACTACTTTGGACGAAAGGGCTGGCAAGTCTTTGTGAACGAGCGCCTGGGCGGGCGCCATGATGTCAGGGTGGTGTACGCCGCCTACGACTACCAGGACATGGGCAAGGAGGAAGGGTTTGCCGGTGCACTCTTCGGCGGCAAGAAGCGCTTCCGTCCCAACCCGCATGTCAGCGAAGGGGAGGAGCAGAGTGTGAAGTTCATCGTCGAGTTCGATTGGCGGGACAGCCCCTTGCTCCCCTTCGAGGGAACGTTGGTGCAGGCCATCTACGAGAAGACCTGGCAGGACTTTGCCACGGACGGCTTGTTTCTGACCGTCACGCATTTTCGTCCCACCTTTGGCAATCAGCGGCTGGTGCTGCGCACTATGTTGGGGGCGCGCTCCGGGAGTCTGGCGCCGCAGCACCTCATGAGCCTCGGCGGTGTGGGAACGTTGCGGGGGTTTCCTGAGCGGTGTCAGGCCGGGCAGAATCTGGCGCTCTTCAACGCGGCGTACTATTTTGGCGGCGACCTGTGGCGCATGCTCACCGGCCGTCGGGCACATGGCCGCGAGCAACTCTCTTTGGGCCTCTTTTTCGATGCGGGCTCGGCCTGGGGCACAGAGCGGGTGAAGGAGGGCCTGCTCAGCGACCTCGATGGCTACCGTGTGCTGGCCGACGCCGGGGTGTCCCTCCTCGTTGCCGACGGCGTGGTGCGCGTTGATTTTGCCCGGCAAACGAAAGGTGGGGACGGCTCGTGGCGCGTCACCATGCGCTTGCTCAGCGCCTTGTGA